In the genome of Crassostrea angulata isolate pt1a10 chromosome 6, ASM2561291v2, whole genome shotgun sequence, the window CTCTTCGTTCCTTCTGGTGCAAAGGGCCACTACAGACGCTCTCCATCTCACTCTGTTTTGGCTTATTCTTTTTTCCCCATTCCAGGTCTTCCTAATATTTTCAAGTTCTTTCAACCTTGTTCTTTTCCAACTGTGCAGTGGTATCCCTTGTTTTCTCTGGCCTTGTGGGTTCCAGTCTAACGCCTCTCTGGTGATGTTGTTTTGGGACTTTCTCCATGTGTGGCCAATCCATTGCCATGCTCTTTTCTTGATCTGGAGTGATTTTGGTTCCTGGCTGGTACGCTCCAGCAGTTGTTCGTTAGATATCCTTATTGGCCACGTCACTTTACATATGTGTCGTAGGCATTTGTTGGTAAAAACATAGATGTTTTGCTGTAGTCCTGTTGTTCGTCTCCAAGTTTCACATCCATATAGAGGCACCAATTTGACATTAGTGATAAATATCCTGATCTTCGTACTTTCGCTTAGTGAGCTGAAACTTCAGACTGGTTTGAGCATTGTGATTCTGAAGGCTTATCGAGCTTTGCCTATCTTGGCTTAAATATCTTCGTCTGAGCCACCTGTCTtgctatttatttaataaagtaaGTAGTCATTTTCACTTCGGTATTTACATTGGAGAAATCAGTGATGGATGTTTCTTGTATCACTTGCACTGATAATTCTTCATATTAGGTCTTGATAATATTCACTATCTTAAATGGTATTCCATAGTGTCGCAGTAGTTGAAACATTCCATCTTTGCCGACACCGTcgaaagacattttaaaatcaataaaatttgtGTTCAGTGTTGACTGCCATTCGACATATTGTTTCACAATTATTCTTAGAGTTGCTATTTAGTCAGTACAGCTACTGCTGGATCTAAAACCTGCCTGTTCGTCCCGTTAAACTTTATCCACTGCatctttcattttgtttagtGTAACTCTACAGAGGATCTTACTAGCTACTGGTGACAGGGTCATGCATCTCCGATTTCCACAGCAGCTTAGGTCTTCCTTTTAAGGCAGTTTTACAAGTACCCCTTTGTTCCATTCTGTTGATATTCCCTCAGCTGTCTAGAATTTACTTAAATAGTTTATACAAGTATTCAATATATCTTCTCCGCCATATTTCAACCGCTCAGGTGGTATACCACCAACCCAAGCCGCTTTACCATTCTTTACATTGTCAACCTTTATGTTAAGGTCATTCCCTGGTGGTAAGATTGCCACTGGTTGTGGTCTATTTAGGACACAGATGAAGTGTTCATTCCACCTTAAGTTtccatttgtttgtttatcttGTTGAGGACCTTACTATCTTTGTTGAGACTTGCATGATTTACGTCTAGTTAGGTTTTGCTGATGTTGTAGAGAGTATTTATATCTCCCCTTTTGGCAGCTCTTCCTGCTTTTGTTGCAAGTCGGTTGACATACTACATTTTGTCATTCCTGCATAATTTTTTGATGTCCTCATCTAGATTATGGTGCTTGGCATGTGCATCATTCATTTGTTCTGGCATGTGTATCATTCCTTTGTGCTCTTGTTTTAGCGTTGTTaaccttttctttcattttacgCCTTTCTTCGACCCTTTGCCATGTGGTATCAGACATCCATCCTTTCTTCTCGCTGATTTTCTCTTCTAGGACTTCTTGATGTGTATTCTTGATGATATCCCTTCCAGCAGTCCAATCACGCGCAGTATATAGTTCTTGATACTCACAGTAGTATAATAGGGAATAATGTTAAATGCATTTTCATCGTAATCGTAGTGCTGGATCCAgaggggttggggggggggggggggtaaacggGTTGCACCCCctttgaaaatgcaaaaaaaaaaaggaattaaaaaaaagaaaattaaagagaaagaaagagagagacagggAGAAGAGAAAGAGTGTGAATTAACAGTGTAGGTGAATGTTTCGGCGGTATTTGTACTTAtgattaaaatgatatatttgaaatgtCAATTATCGGAAATTTTTATGATTAGTTGCAATGATCCACGAAATGTAATGTTCATTGATGTGCTGTATATTTATCTAATAACTTTTGTATTGTATTGATATGATCACTGGCCATGAATTTACTTATCCTAGAAACTGTGATTTTAACTTAATCCACGAAGATTGAAAGCACAGTATAATACGCAACTATAGGGACTTGTCGTGCATCTATTGCTAGTGATGTCAGTATTCAATAagttgtcatttttttaaatagatattatTCGACAAGAACTGTATTTTGTGGTAGAAAAATAGTATCTCAaggcttaaaggggcatggtcacgattttggtcaaaaattattttttcgattttaacgTTTACAATACTTCAgtgaggcatttttaataggcaaccaaaatttgagtgtcatttgttgagttataagcgagttacagagtttataattcttcgcaatgtaaacaaagcttttgtttacattttgaatgttgaagtgaaaattccagtttttgaCCTCAACTGAATGTGTTAaccgttaggaactgtttatttatgcttaaaatgaataagaagatagacaaatcagcatgaaaaagattttttactagtatattgtacctatgtaaacaaaaacaggacacgagccttgtttacatgacgaaggaTTTTAtgccctgtatcttgctcaaaactcatcgactggcaccaAATTTAAGTtgataataagaaatgcatttttaaagcattgtaaataataaaaacagaaaaataaaatttgaccaaaatcgtgaccatgcccctttaaactaGTATCCGATCCTTCTGCTTTTAAGAACTTATAGtgctatttttttcaaaagagtaCTAAAAGAATtcttcataatatttaaaatgttattattgtgcaatttttcatattttgaataattatataaattgtaaaattcctTTTCGGCTTAGATATCAACCTCTGACCTGCAACGTTGTTAAAACACGAGATTATTGATAAAACCCCATAATTAAGGGCGATTTTTCTTTAGATCTCTTTCTTCAAACAATGctaatatatataacatacatattttaaaagggATAACCATTTCTTGTTTTCACTTTcgttttattctttaaaatctaaaaaccATTAAAAGCTTctgaagcccccccccccccccgaacccCTGATTACACTTGGGGTCTCTAAGTTCCCGCTCCCAATCCCCCTccctctgaaaaaaaatcctgcAAGTCTTCAGCTACATGTACGTCTATCATCGCAAACCATGTAGGCCTATCCACACTTTgtaaaagttgttcccctttgcggggtcaaccaaaaggtcaaaagggaaaaaaacatcttttcccttctttatgcaaccaaatatttgggcgccctgtgaagaaatctctcggaatttaatttattccttcgatGTGAGGGTTGCCTCAACGTGGGGCAATCCAAATTCACAGCAGAAACGGATTTCTAATGTTAAATGACGAAGTTACaaccctctaaactacaaagactactgtgagaaatatatgaGTTTTTCCCCAAtgatggcggccaagggacatagcttttgtaaagtgtggattggctGTAGGTCTGTACATGCTGTAGCTCCCGGtcaaaaaaaatcggatggacgatctcTCCACTTACGTGGACTCAAGATCGTGGCTTTATTAAGACGATGATGCCTTTCATACCAgcaaatccccccccccctcccccggccACTtgaaaaattctggatccgcgccTGAACCATTTCCTCATTAACGTTGAAAACAAAGTGCTCCAAAACAAACGCGACAAGTAAtatatgacgtcatgttttttttatgttcaacGACTGGGAAAAAACTTGCATGAGACTTTTCAGCTGGGATTATGTTTGGATATTTCTATAATACAGGGTATGTTCATGTGTAGCGTATGAATATTCCCAGTATCCAGCGTCAGACGTCGTTAGGGGTAACGTCATCACGTTAGGTATATATACCGTCGCGATTTGATTTACCGCGTTAGTAACTGAATTTGATCGGTGGCAATCAGACGTGTTTTTACACAGAGcgcaaaaatcaaagaaatcacTATGAAAAGAGAGCGATCAACCGAAAGAAAGAGCAAGAGCTCGCCAAAGAGGGTAATTAATGGCTCTCAAAATTAACGTTTTAGTTTCACAATAGTATTAATTTAACCCTTTAAAATGTGAATTCATTTTCTGTCCGATGCGGGATGCCATTTTGCCAAAATGTCGCCATGATGGATGTCAATATTTATCGTTTACTAAATCAGTTTTCTCTCGTCTCATgacttcaaattaaaattaaatgatgcaATAACCCTACATATGTGTAAAAATaatgagtaaaaaaaatatatacagtgcatttaatatcaaataGTCAAcataattggggggggggggggggtaccaaTGTTGCAGACAAGCGAATAGTTTAACTGTGTGATATTCCATTTTAAACGAACACAactataaatttattatttatatcaaaatttcaaaaaaaaagctGGTTCATGAAATATACAGACtggattgataaaaaaaattcatgcattcaaaaactttattcatattgaaaaaaaaaaaatttcagcacAGCATAGATGTCTCCTCCAGTCATTCCAATGAGAGACAGTGGTATGATGTGTTGCTGGAACTCCACATCAAATCTAGTGTAAGTACTAGAGTAGTCCTGATTCAAGAAAACATGCAACCCCCCAATCTTCTGCACATTTACATTGTGGATGTTTGGTTCCACAAAATATTGAGTTAAGTTTCAACAGCATGCTGTATGtcaaaatgtaatacatgtacacattgacaatgaaatatgtatggTTGTACATACCGTGCACTAATATGATTGTGGAAAAGTACACAATGAGtgattcaaaattataataatttggaATTTATTAtggacaaaaataaaattgattttatagaGAGACAGTGTCACCAAATGTTCCTCCTTTTTCCCTGGGtccaaaactctctctctctctctctctctctctctctctctctctctctctctctctctctctctttgaacTAAGTCCTTAATTCTCCCTCTACCCCTCCCCTTTTCTGTGTACTGTTGTATTCTCTTTCTGtgtactgtttcattttctttattttgtgtatttcattCCCTTTTATGTGCACATATTCtttccttctctctctctccctcatATTTCCTTCTCTCACTCTGTGGTTTGTGTTCTACAGCAACAGCCATCTTTTGTCTCCTTCCGTCATGCATGGAAAGAGCACATGAATGACTATGTAAGACTTTCTGAGATTTGTGATCATTTCTGATGATTGTAGACTCAATATCAATAATCATGATCAGTTCTCTCAGATCTCTTTTACAACTAAGTACTAGCTGATCTACTAGTCACCATCTATCATCATTGTATTTTTTGGATGGCATTTGAttctaattaaaataaacagatcatttatgttttaaaatacatgttatgaAAAACTGGGAActaatgcattaaatttattatcaaaaattaGGTATGAATTCAGTATGTGACCATATGTGCAACTGCATATAACAAAGACTGTTTATTCTCATTTTGCTTGTTCTGGTTTACAGTACCAATTGACAAGTGCAATTAACAAGTCAGAAGACAGAAGGGAGTTGCCTACAGTCCCGCAACCCACCCACACAGTATGTATACCAATAAATGTACTGGCATTTATATAGTTCTACAGTTATATAagaattacagttaatgtaTGTTGGTATTTCACAGTTATATAAGAATTACAGTTAATTTATGTTGGTATTTCAAGATAGGGACTAATCTGAATAGATAATTTCTCAATTTTCTGCATTGTTTCAATTGAGCCCTTTTCTCTCTACTTGAACAGATTGAGTGGTTAGCTCGCACCAGTTACAGACATCGCCCTGTGCGTCTCAATGTGCCTCATGTACAACAAAGGAAGCACACTGTGCTACAACAAAGGAAGCACAAGGTTGCTAGGAGACGGTGTGTGCAGCAATCGCAGCTTGACACCTCCTTCATTGTCTACTGAAGGAGCAACTCTTGTGTAAGTACAGACGTACCGAAGCCTCACTGCTTGTCTATTTGTGTGTCAACCTGCAACCTGGATCAAATAAATTAAAGGTCAAGGTTTTAATATTAAAGGTCAAtcaaaaagttattaaaattaaaaatgattatatttgatatttttcaaggtaattttttaaagagttattatCTTGCtctctttttcactttttagcATAGAAATTGTACTGTGTATGCAGACATTGGTGCAAATGGAGAGTTCATGGTGGTTTGATCATGTGAACTActcttttttgtgaaaaagaCTGTCAAAAACACTTGTCTTGTGAGGAAACTCACAGTGCTCTGTTAATGTGGAACAGACTTCTGAGTGTTGTTCTTGATTGCAATGAGACAAATGATGGTGACTTTTTTGAACAGTGTGATTGACACACAAACCACCACAATAGCAGACTGGTCTACATAATCAgtgttaatatattttatatatgtatattgtatatacagatgtaaatatatttaaatctgTCATGTTGACAGCTATGGTGTGCACAACTgtaatatgtatattatatatacagtacattgtaaatagatagatatatttatGTCATATTGACAGTTTACAGTTGTACATAGTTTAATAAAGTCTAGGCCAGCCTTTAGTAGAAATTGGGGAGTTAACATGCAGAGAGTTAAATCATGAATAAATTACAGCTGTAGATAAAAGTAGGTCTTGCTAGGTCTTCTGACTTCATGAAGTTTACCTATTACATAGATAATTATAACTAATACAGGTAATTTATAAAATagcgttttataaaatatagagttcaacttttcacaacttttagattaaaataaagtgggtttttttttattgggggaTGGGTGGGGGATATaaagtcggggggggggggtggactTAGTTTTACACTGACACTCTGGTAGTATGTTTTGTAAAGTAATTGCCAAATATATAAATTTCACAAGTTATATCCAAGAAGTTCATCTCTATATACTCTCCCCCAACTTTTCAGATTGTGGTAACCACAAGTGGTAATAGGTCTGAAACATCTTCAATCTAACCTCCTGCTACATTATAATTTGTTCCTGAATGTCTGCAGCTCCTTGTCTGAAAAAGTTAGGATGGATGACCCACTTTTTCCTTTATCTCCCTCAGCCCCTTGCCCAACCCCCAATATAGAGATGTCTTATACCACCTTAAAATGTTTCTATACATTGAGCAGGTATTAAGGTTGACAATGATGCCCCTGGATTGGCTTAACCTTAAAACCTGTTCAATAATGGAGATAATAGAGATAAGTTCCCATTATCTATAAAGTACTCCCAAAAGGTTCGTGCGTCAAACAGCATCTCCTGGACTTCTGGCATTCTGGTGTGGTTAAGCTACTTAACTTGGCAGATCTTTAGAAAGAGCTTCAAGAGTAAACATCGAGTAAAAATACGGAAATGGATTCCCAAGGGCAACTCGGCGCTGCTGGAGGCATTTCTATGGCAATTCCTGCGATGGGACGGGTGCCTAACTGGAAACTGCTGCTCCTTTTGATCCATTAGTGACATGAAGATGGGGCTCTGCTGCATGGAAACACCCTGTCCTCCATTATTCACAGCCCTGGCTAGTATCCGATCACCTGGAGTGGACACCCCGGCCTCATTACAAGTGTGGAATCATCATGATGTGGAACAGTTACCGTTTATAAGTGGCGGTTCGATTAGCGTAAAGCATGGGGCTAAGGATTGTTCCCAACGGACACCATCTCATTTGACAGTAACTGCCCACCTCCAGCTAAGCAACCCGCGATAATAAAGTACTGTCCAATCACAGTCTGCCATTTTCATTGAATGCATGAGGATTAGGAACGTTCTGAACAGAAGGCTGTAACCATTGCTCCAAGCAACAAAAAGCAAAGCAAAGAGAAAGAGAGCAGCTCTTACATTGAGATGCTGAAAGAACTTAATGATATGCAGGATAAAGACTACTCCTGTAAGACAGCGGTCATAATAACGAATTCTTGCGACAACATGGAGACATCGCTGCCTTTCAGGACTGCCAGACTCTATCACGTTAAAGGAAAAAGACTTTACCTTCTACTGGCAGGGTAGGGTCTCGGATGAGTTTCGATAGCACGTTGTAGGCAGCGACAAACAACATAATGAGTATGTTTGAATTATACGACAAAGGCTCAGAACCTAACGACATCTCAACCTTCACTACCACAGGTCCTTGTATGTGTGAATGTTGCTACTCTCACTTTAACCATGTTTACACCAGAAACAAAGGGTCTATTCTATGAGAATATTTCGTTAGTCGTCAGTAGCACCCCAAACAGAGAACAGCTTATTCTTTTGGGCGACATAAACGCCAGAGTACTGTATATAGGGTTATTTTCGCATCCTGTAAATTTCActcttctacacttgcaaacagaaAACTGAGGCGATTATTTCCCTGTATTCATTACATGCAGACTACGTTTCGTAGCCTTCCTGCCTTTGTAAGTTAGGCGTAGGCAATATGAGAGAAAACAGCCAGCGTGCCTGCTTGAGCTATGGACCTTTCACAACCAGTATACTACCAATTCGTATTTCAAGACCTAAACTCAACACAAGGTGTCATTGAGACAACCACGCTCAAAACACTGACATAAACTAGACCTCACCTTAGTCCGGCTTCCAGCTATCAACCTTGCAACCAAAGAAATTCCACACCTAAAAGACACAAGTAATTCCTTGCATCAACGTCGGCAAAATATAGCTGCGTCTCACACAGAATTCGCAGAAGCTCTTGAACGGGAACTTACTAGTGGTACGTGCCATACAGATAGAAAACTCAACATCGCAGAAATGCGAAATACCGCGGACATTGCATCATTCATTGCACTACCCTAGCAAACTTTTGAAAGAGAACATCGAAGAGCAAGACTTTCTCAGCGAAGACTCCAGGCATAAAAGACAAGCACATTGCTTTGGCAGAATGAGAATATAAAAGGTCACTTAACCAGAGGAACCTGCAGACGCTCAAAGCAGTCAGAAGCAAGGCCCAACAGACTGCTAAACACTGTGTTATCGAGTATCGACAAGAACCAAGAGATACCATCCCGTCCAGGCAGCTGCTGAAAAAGCGAGTATAAAAGGCATGTACAATGGCATCAAAAGAACAGTAGAACTTGCCCAAAGCGAAATGGCACCCCTCAAGTCATCAACTGGCGAAGTACTTTCCGATAAGAACCAACAGATGAAAATATGGATTGAACACCATGCAAACTGTGAAAAACACAATTACTGCCACAGCCCTTGACATCATGAGCTTGATACAGAACCAACCAGCAGAAAACCTGGCCTCAAGAAGATCCCTCCGTGCCTGGTAAAACAGTGCAAGAGTTTCTTACTGCAACCCCTACGCTATTGCTAGAAAGAAAGAAGCGTGCCACAGCACATTAGGTttggaaagaaattttattttcaatatgttaCTCTCATTTTTCTTCTGACAAAAGTTAAtctttttcaaatcttatttatcataaaagtttaagttacatgcataCTCGGCATACTTgttttttgcagcaaaatatgATTCTAagaaatacagctcatattgctttgaAATTACACGAAAGTGGATATCGATAActctaataaatattttcagaaattcAGAAAACTTGACTGTGAAGAACGTTTAAATGTTTTACTAAAGGGTTTTCGGGATTTTTTGGAGGGggttaaatatgttaaatttctGAAAAGGTTAGTAAATGTGAAAGAATTTGTCGTTTGTATGATaattcatgtaatttatttttttgtaataataataataataataataataataagcgAATTTTGGATGAGTTCCACTTCAGTCATGGTTTATCTttaatacgaagacttttggggtagaaaatattattttcaactactatagattcctaattaaacgcgaggaattaacatccgcgtaaaatcacgagaagcatccttcgcggatttaaaaatctcgccattattttctgagagttaaaaattataagaaaaaaaggAGAGAAGTTCCACGTTCGCGATTTCGATGAAACAAaacagcgggatcgcggaaATAAGtcctcgcgtaatataaggaatttacagtatttgcaaattaaaaaataatttgatatctGTGCTTCTGGGAAAACTTCGTCTTTGTGTAACTAAAATTTATGAGATTGCATGCTCTCCTCTATTCGAATGGTCTAAGTTCGTCTCACAAATTGTACATATGTTATTGGCCTACACGTGACTATTCTACCATTTAGAATGAATGTTTTGAGACGAAATGAATTGAATGAAATCTTGTGTGAATAGTACAGTTTCGTGCTTTGGTTTGGGGTGATCTGTGATTTAATGAATACACAAAATGATTTTATCGTTCATAAAATAACATGTAATGAGTCGAGAATACATGTTATAATGCATGCAGATTTGAACGATAAATTGGCAAAACAAATAACACATAACAATCTCTTAAGTCTACAGACGTATATAATCTGCCAGTTTTAGTAATCGTGACTCATGACTGTAATTAAgtttttcttatcaaataataattacatgcagatatcggaggggggggggggggcaaggggCCTGCCCCTTAAAGAAAGTAGAACATGGAAGGAGCCCCTCCCCACTCTTTGGGGATCATATGAAAATTGTATGAagcaaaatatataacaattgaaATAGAGGTTTTAGGTAGTCtgcttcaccccccccccccaaaaaaaaaacccctaacCCCCAAACTCTCGggattaaaattttgatgattggtaaataatagatttttttcttttattaaaattatgttgatttttttgcttgtcaagattttgggtaagtctgtttttttttctccaataaGCGATGCTACGTGCCCGACATGTCTGTCTAATTATTATCCATTGTCATTATCACTTAGTcagtgtaaagaaaataatatacGCATGACGCGtacaaaatgtacattgtatgtatacTAAACTTATTGATTGCACCTTACACACTGTGTATAGGTTTATCATTTGTGAGGCAAAATAAAGTCGTTCAAAATTATGTTTGTCGAGGGAAACTGTTACGTCTACATGTCTGTCTAATTATTATCCATTGTCATTATCAATTAGTCAATGTTAAGAAAATAATATACGCATGACGCGtacaaaatgtacattgtatgtatacTAGACTTATTGATTGCACCGTATACACTGTGCATAGGTTTATCATTTGTGAGGCAAAACATTAAAGTCGTTCAAAATTATGTTTGTCGAGGGAAACTGTCACATCTACGCCCAAAAGCGAGTTTCATTAGTATAATGCGGTAATAGAATAGAAAATCAAGAGAACGGGATTGCGTACAGTTGACAGCGACATTGCCGAAATATGTCATCACGTTTCTGATTTCCGGTATAGCCCCAGATGCTCCTGTTGCAATCAGATATTTATTGGGTTAACTGTACCCAAGAACCTCTCGCCATCGTGTTCCCTGTCacagaaaagaaagaaatcgaaGTCAGTCCTTCAAAGGAATAAGACTAAGTCACgaacaattgtttttttttttacttttaaaaaaaggataaGATTAGCTGTAAGAGTCGTTCAAATCGGAATAAAATTGGTATTCCctaaaaagttgaaatattCATTAGTAGCGTATATAAGCCCCTTTTGATCATTTAGATTAATAAGATTAAGAACCATAGTTGTACTCCATCACTGACTTTAAACTCTTTGTAGCTTATAAAATTTATGTATGCATATTCATATTAAATTGCAGATTTGGTTCTAAACAAGTTTCATTTAACACCAAAAGCAAACATTTGCATTTTCAACGAAAAACCTATGAAAAGGTGGAGatcaaaaactttaattttattgattagCTATAATGATTTCAAAGAAGGTCCATGTGATTGTGATTGCCAACGGATGTTCAAAGACATTCTTTTCCGTCAACTTTGCAGAaaacatatttaattaaaaGCGAATAAAAACCACCCTAtccatcaaattttaaatcatgaacctgcttataaaatattgaattttttatcaattacttgaAGTTAGTTGCCttcgttttaaaaaaacaaaccgaTTTGGCCCATGCTTCCTATGGCCCTACTGTACCGCATATTTTTgtcgtgttgtaaattttgaatttaccgagtggcagtaaatacaacaTGTCATGtaaattgtgtatttattgtcatcaggataattgaaaattcaaaacgtcacatttctgcaaaataagaaatttggaactgttttttgcttgcttgtttAACGTCGAATCGTGACTTTTATTTACCTTAAGGTATACATTTACTCAGGAtaatctagtaaatgattccagaatgtctttttggtgctagaaccattatgaactcataattgatttgataaatcttttcccgtattttaccgCTTTAAAGGAactatgtagaaaataaaacaatattttgacattctaatTTAATCAccggaaaagtaatcccggtacatgtacctatattcaatttgacatcattttaaagaggagatcaagagcttgtttagtgccgtttttggagagactgtaggcaatATAGATATATGCCTATATTTAgtaaaaaatggacaaaactccgagattttttacttttatccttcatttTTGATAGAAAACGGTTGTTTAGatcatgatttttcattgtcctcaccaaaaatttaagccccggtac includes:
- the LOC128190415 gene encoding uncharacterized protein LOC128190415; protein product: MKRERSTERKSKSSPKRHSIDVSSSHSNERQWYDVLLELHIKSSYQLTSAINKSEDRRELPTVPQPTHTIEWLARTSYRHRPVRLNVPHVQQRKHTVLQQRKHKVARRRCVQQSQLDTSFIVY